One Candidatus Paceibacterota bacterium DNA segment encodes these proteins:
- a CDS encoding sigma factor-like helix-turn-helix DNA-binding protein, with protein MARSSLTGIQKLVTRLVREVAPRNRDIIARRFGFASGRRETLEAIGSSYGITRERVRQIEEATVSAVAKIAQRDADVNAVVASVIDVLQREGGVMRQDLLFQEMSGSPSLTTTNAALVFVLTVSNQVFHAPEGDHFHAFWAAHRAQADAFRSGIQALSQALKSHAEPMEWEAFCGVAKSTSAVLATGMPVNEKHLVAALAISKDIGKNIYGQVGLSAWPQVNPKGIRDKAYLVLKREAKPQHFSAITKLISSATFPDGKRVNMQTVHNELIKDKRFILVGRGLYALSEWGYQAGTVKDVLVHTLKEAKSPLPKAELISRVLANRMVKESTIVLNLQDSATFAKQADGTYTLRKA; from the coding sequence ATGGCACGTTCATCACTTACCGGCATTCAAAAACTCGTTACCCGCCTTGTGCGCGAAGTAGCACCTCGTAATCGCGATATTATTGCGCGACGCTTTGGTTTTGCTTCCGGCCGTCGCGAGACCCTTGAGGCGATTGGCTCGAGCTATGGGATTACTCGCGAACGCGTACGCCAGATTGAAGAAGCAACGGTTTCGGCGGTTGCTAAAATCGCCCAGCGCGACGCTGACGTAAATGCCGTGGTAGCCTCCGTGATTGATGTATTGCAGCGCGAAGGTGGCGTTATGCGCCAAGACCTTCTTTTCCAGGAGATGAGCGGGTCTCCAAGCCTTACCACCACGAATGCCGCACTCGTGTTTGTACTGACGGTGAGCAACCAGGTGTTCCATGCTCCCGAGGGCGATCATTTCCATGCATTTTGGGCAGCACATCGTGCGCAAGCTGATGCTTTTCGTTCGGGTATCCAGGCACTTTCCCAGGCGCTTAAGTCGCACGCAGAACCAATGGAGTGGGAAGCGTTTTGTGGCGTTGCAAAGTCTACCAGTGCGGTGCTTGCGACGGGCATGCCGGTCAATGAAAAGCACCTTGTTGCCGCTCTCGCCATTTCTAAGGATATCGGCAAGAACATTTATGGCCAAGTTGGTCTTTCTGCATGGCCGCAGGTGAATCCGAAGGGCATCCGTGATAAGGCATATTTAGTACTTAAGCGCGAAGCAAAGCCACAACATTTCTCCGCAATTACCAAACTCATTAGTTCTGCTACGTTCCCAGACGGTAAGCGCGTGAACATGCAGACGGTTCACAACGAGCTCATTAAAGACAAGCGCTTTATTCTCGTTGGCCGCGGACTCTATGCCCTCTCGGAATGGGGTTACCAAGCCGGAACAGTAAAGGACGTTCTTGTGCATACTCTGAAAGAGGCGAAGTCACCTCTACCGAAGGCGGAACTCATTTCTCGTGTGCTTGCAAACCGTATGGTGAAAGAAAGCACCATCGTTCTCAACCTCCAGGACAGTGCGACATTCGCAAAACAGGCAGACGGTACATACACTCTTCGCAAAGCTTAG
- the secF gene encoding protein translocase subunit SecF yields the protein MNIRRILTIGFIISVIAMIVATGSFVRYGLLFGVDFTGGTVMEISFENERPDVATMQAVLTGRADAPWASATVTPANDAGMIIRTGPLTEAEHQLLLQALQKGLPQHPFVEDKFDSIGPTIGGELKTKSIQAIVIVLVLVGLYIAWVFRRVGPVLSSWTMAFATLVGLLHDLIIPVGVFAYLGHAAHVEIGAVFVAALLTVLGYSISDTVVVFDRVRENIIRSNGRSSLEEIIPLSIRQTLVRSLNTTLTTLLSLFAVYFFGGESVKYFALALILGIGLGAYSSVFVASPLLLWLSPRKR from the coding sequence ATGAATATTCGACGCATCCTCACTATTGGTTTCATAATCTCGGTCATTGCGATGATCGTGGCTACTGGGTCGTTTGTGCGCTACGGACTTCTCTTCGGCGTTGATTTTACCGGAGGGACAGTCATGGAGATATCGTTTGAGAATGAGCGTCCCGATGTCGCAACCATGCAGGCAGTGCTAACGGGGCGAGCCGACGCTCCATGGGCGTCTGCAACGGTGACACCCGCAAATGATGCGGGAATGATTATTCGCACTGGCCCGCTCACGGAAGCAGAGCACCAATTGTTGCTACAGGCATTACAAAAAGGACTTCCCCAACACCCATTTGTAGAGGATAAATTTGATTCCATTGGCCCCACAATTGGGGGAGAGCTCAAGACGAAAAGCATCCAAGCGATTGTCATCGTGCTGGTGCTCGTTGGCCTCTACATCGCCTGGGTGTTCCGCCGCGTAGGCCCCGTGCTTTCTTCGTGGACAATGGCTTTCGCTACGTTGGTTGGTCTCCTGCACGATCTCATCATTCCCGTTGGAGTCTTTGCGTATCTGGGGCACGCAGCACATGTCGAAATCGGTGCGGTGTTTGTTGCCGCGCTCCTGACGGTATTAGGCTACTCGATTTCCGACACCGTGGTTGTGTTTGACCGTGTGCGCGAGAATATTATCCGCAGTAATGGCCGTAGTTCGTTAGAAGAAATCATTCCACTTAGTATTCGGCAGACGCTGGTCCGCTCGTTGAACACGACGCTTACTACGCTACTCTCGTTGTTTGCGGTGTATTTCTTTGGAGGGGAGAGCGTGAAGTATTTCGCCCTTGCGCTCATCCTTGGCATAGGGCTTGGGGCGTATTCATCCGTATTCGTGGCATCGCCGCTCCTTTTGTGGCTTTCGCCAAGAAAGCGGTAG
- the secD gene encoding protein translocase subunit SecD: protein MNSQRTRIIVLLVLSLALFVYVAPGVVNRGIAWIDGKIGISLPRVPASDFHLGLDLVGGAHLLYQADLSQISGIDPDDAMEGIRDVIERRVNAFGVAEPLVQVSGSDRLIVELAGITDINQAIRLIGETPFLEFKEMVPTPSVAPGRPTPTPNPLDDGFVTTGLNGRHLARAQVIFDPNTGRPLVSLNLNAEGTKLFAEITKRNLGKIVAIYLDGQIISAPIVESEIPNGEAVISGVFTPAEAKTLATRLNSGALPVPISLISQQTVGASLGAVSLAQSLRAGLFGFLFVALFMILFYRVPGVMAVLALGVYTLIVLALYKAIPVTLTLAGIAGFVLSVGIAVDANVLIFARMREELAQGKALSLALTEGFSRAWLSIRDGHMTTLIGAGVLYGFTSSVVKGFALTLGLGVLTSLFTATIVTQAFLRGVANTRLGKIRWLFS from the coding sequence ATGAACTCACAGCGGACTCGAATCATTGTGTTACTTGTCCTTTCGCTAGCGCTTTTTGTCTATGTTGCGCCAGGTGTTGTGAACCGGGGGATTGCATGGATTGACGGGAAGATAGGGATTTCTCTACCACGCGTTCCCGCATCTGATTTCCACCTCGGTCTTGATCTTGTCGGCGGTGCGCACTTGCTTTATCAGGCTGACCTCTCGCAAATCTCGGGCATTGATCCCGACGACGCCATGGAAGGTATTCGTGATGTCATCGAACGTCGTGTGAACGCGTTCGGCGTTGCTGAGCCTCTGGTGCAGGTGAGCGGCAGCGATCGTTTGATCGTTGAGCTCGCAGGTATTACTGATATCAACCAGGCGATCCGCCTCATTGGTGAGACGCCCTTTTTGGAATTTAAGGAAATGGTCCCTACTCCATCAGTAGCTCCGGGAAGGCCGACGCCAACGCCAAATCCGCTGGACGATGGCTTTGTAACAACGGGTCTCAATGGCCGCCACCTCGCTCGTGCTCAAGTCATTTTTGATCCCAATACGGGCCGCCCTTTAGTGAGTCTGAACCTGAACGCAGAGGGTACAAAACTTTTTGCCGAAATTACCAAACGCAACCTTGGGAAGATCGTCGCCATTTATCTTGACGGGCAAATTATCTCCGCTCCCATCGTTGAATCTGAAATTCCAAATGGTGAAGCGGTTATTTCCGGAGTCTTTACGCCCGCGGAAGCAAAGACACTTGCGACGCGTCTCAACTCTGGCGCGCTTCCGGTGCCGATCTCCCTCATTTCGCAACAGACCGTTGGTGCTTCACTGGGCGCCGTGTCTCTTGCGCAGAGCTTGCGCGCAGGTCTTTTCGGATTTCTTTTTGTGGCGCTCTTCATGATCCTGTTCTATCGCGTGCCTGGCGTTATGGCTGTGCTCGCGCTTGGCGTGTACACGCTCATTGTGCTCGCGCTCTATAAGGCGATTCCTGTTACGCTCACACTTGCAGGTATCGCTGGGTTTGTCCTCTCCGTTGGTATTGCCGTAGATGCGAACGTGCTTATTTTTGCGCGTATGCGCGAGGAACTTGCTCAGGGCAAGGCGCTTTCATTAGCGCTTACCGAAGGGTTCTCTCGTGCCTGGCTCTCTATCCGTGATGGACACATGACAACGCTCATTGGTGCTGGGGTACTCTATGGATTTACATCTTCTGTGGTGAAGGGGTTCGCGCTCACACTAGGCCTTGGTGTGCTCACGAGTCTATTTACCGCGACTATTGTTACGCAGGCGTTCTTGCGCGGCGTTGCGAATACGCGATTAGGTAAAATCCGTTGGCTTTTTTCATAA